In Rhodamnia argentea isolate NSW1041297 chromosome 1, ASM2092103v1, whole genome shotgun sequence, the genomic window ACTCTCATAGTAGGAGCATCTTCTCCACTCCTGTAATGAAAAGTATCATTAGTCTCCAGGTACCCAATTCTTGTTACCTTCGATTTTGTCAGCAGCACATATTGATCCAACCTCTAACATCATGATTTCGAACCGATATAAAAGAACAAAGAATATGGATATAGGATCGACTTGTCACGACTTACAAAGGGTTAAAAGCGACATCTTTACTTCCTCGCCAAACTTAGACAACGTTACccaaatttttgcaaaaaatacagAATACGCATCTCAATCCTAGAATCCAGCTCACTCGGCTATAAAGAGGTCGTGTTCTATGTTGCTTACAGCATAGTCCTAGGCATTAAATCAATCACGAAGAGCGTAGCAGCTCAAAATCGGGCGGCACGGCTACAATCGACTTAAAAAGATCGTGGAAATGGAGATTATAGAAAGCCGATGCCCGAGTACGAGCAAGCGTGAGCTCTGTATTGGCGTCTTCCAAAGGGAGTGTTCTGCTGAAGACGATGTCATGAATTTGCGAGTCGTGATTTCCTACGAAGAAGTATGGACGACACAAGGTCGACGGGAAGTTGATTAACAACAAGAAGGCTTAAGTTTTCGATTTAAATCTGAGTAACTTGGAGATATTTCCCAAAGGGGACAGATTGATTGGGGGACACTGTTGAGGACATTGACGCGTAAAGTGTTTCTGATGAACTTCTAGAACATTTGGGTAAGCAGAAACATTAAAGGTTATTCTAAAATTCGACATAACTTTTGGTCAAGCAAGTTATGCGGCACGTAATTCATTCGAGGTTATCTTTGATCTCAGTATCCCTCATTTTTATGGGTGTTGGAGCTATAATCTATTTTAGTCATATTTTTAACATTCGTCGGTATTTGAATTTTAGCTATTTATTTCCGATATAAGATAATTTACGAAACTTCTATATTTGAGGAGTTTATGATTGTTATTTTAATATTAGAAGACAACTCTTTGACATCTTAATCAGGAAAATGATTGCGAGAGAGATTTCCCGAAATTCGCACCTCAATTTTGTTGTCCACGGTTTTTGTTATCGAGTTCACGGCGTCATGCCCGGGCTCCGTCGGTTATCCTCGATGATATGATGAGGAACTAATCTAGTGAAGATTGGTTAGACAAATCGAAGATTTTGAAAATCTCAGTCATCAACTCACATCTAAAAAGAATCCAATTACTAATTCGAATGGTAAGCGTGTTTATCTTTCTCGTTCAATGTGCATATTCGAATCACcgtatttggaaaattttcctaaGACCATTCTTGGGAGCACGTATATGTCTGCCTTTGCTAATTATCATGTGTGTGAGAATGAATGATATTATCCATACATTAAGCAGGGATTAGTAAGGTACTTAGGAAGTCTCGGATACCATCGTTACGATGaggaaaaatcttcaaaaagtggAAAGAAAAACCGAAACAAGTGCGACCCACGCGCTGACGACTTTTCTGTTGAAGAGCGCGCGTCCGGGCACGCGAAGCCGCGAGAGTACGGGCGAACGACAGTACGCCTCCGGGGGTTACGGAGGGCGGAGATGAGATCGGCAAGCCACGTGGCGCTTCCGCATTGGTCTGTTAGATTGAGATACCCAACCGGCTGGGGAGATGGAGAAACTCGACACCCAGCTTTGAGTAAAGAGAGACGGCCGAATACCCGTGAGGTGGGGCCCCGTCCCAGCAGGAAAAGGGAATGCTCCTCAGCGACTTCCCCCGAGCCTCAGGTCCGGGCCCCCTCCGAACcgcggaatttgaaattttcgaaCGTTAAAGCCCCGCATGGGTTCATCCCCTGGCCCAACAGTCGGCAGTTACACCCTTTTGAGTTTCTTATCCCCGTCTTGAGCTCGACCCTTTcacctactctctctctctcaagcaagATAGATATGAGGATTTGCCCTTTTCTTGGAATCCATCCCCATCTAAGTTTGATGGGAAATCTTGATTACAACCGTTAATTACATACTAAACATGGGCtaatataattaaaagaaaaatcaaaggacACTAAGGAGATTGTAGTACCATAAGTGTTCTATCATGTCGGTAAAACTCCTTTCATGTCATGTGTAGTGagtttttgttcttcttgtctATGAAAACTGTTACATTCGATATTACTCGAAGTACATTTCTAGTTGCCCAGATTGCTATGCCGATGTCGACACTCCGGTGCTCGTTGATGACTAAATGACGCGAAAGGGAATATGCGTAATAGCATGAATTCGATGTATCGAACAGTTGTGCCAATTTTAATTTTCGAGATGCTGGACTTACCTTAAGAACAATCATACTATAATAGGCTCGTTATTTTTATAGCGATCATCTTTGTACTGACTTCAACAATAGTTGGATTATCTAGTTTTgcaaagagagaaagatgatAACTCATTTCGGAAGAATGATTTCTTCCTATTATGACATGGAAACGTATGGCtgagtcaaaatgtaaatcccGCCTTGCATGCGTGGTGAGCAGTTTCAAGTGGAATTTGTAACCTACCCATCGGAACTTGCTCCGTGTTATTTGGAACCCGAAGTCTACCTTTCATACCTTGGAGCCTGAAACATTCCCGTCACTGATTCCAAAGTCGATTATAGGTTATACCCATGTTCTATCTATactcttaattgaacgattacgGTGAATTATCTTTTCTAATAACCATCATTTACTACTACAATTCCCTAACCACAACTCTTTTTAAGACATACGAAGAATATGagatattaacaaagtaaaaagtcTCCAtcaaccttaccaaaaaaaaaaaaatgtctccaTCATGGATTGTCAAAAATGAAAACTCGAACTAATGATTTCGGATTACGCACTCATCATCGACATCATGGAATACCGCAAGATCACGTTaaaatataaaacaagaaaaacacaaaaacttgttccaTTTCACCTCTTGGAACTTAGAACCTACTCGTTGAAATAAattccctaatttttgaaacccgaaacctaccatgcaAACCCTAGAACTTAGAAGCTATCCTGTTTCCGCAAGTTCGGTTCTCCAAGAATCGGCTCACcgtggaaccatgctcacccccaATGCGTATGTATAACATTGCCTCAAAGCAATTCATCGTATCATTTTGAATAATAGAATATAATTAGGATACTGCGTGCAATTAATTAAGAGAACTTTGAGGGAAGGCCTAGTTATTATTGATCCGGTGAATTTACTAATGCTATTTGTCGTACATAGATGTAATATACGAATTACATCTTTGGATAAGTGGAGAAACTATCTAATTGTACGGATGCCGGTTCGGTCTTAAACTTCTCAAATTGTAAATTTAGTCTTAACCTTTgagcgaaatttcaatgtagtcctttcgatTAATTTTTACAAGAAACCGTTGATGTGACGGCATATTAAGTAGGACGACCGGCGCTGACGGAAAATCGTCTTGTCATCAATATCTGatgaaaattgattggaatgactacattggggATTCCATTCTAATGTTCATCACTAAATTagtgaaattgaaaagtttacgactgaattgatataTTCAAAAGCGATTGAGTAACTTTCCCTTGGATAAGTAGAGTCATATTGTGGGAAGTATGGATTGCATCCTTAATTTCCATGTTCAAGTCCAATGTAAGCTAGAGTACTCGCATTTGTTTATATGTCCAGGAACAATCTGTTGAGATGCTCTTTGGTGGGATGTCCACTTCCCCTGTAGGACTCGACCATCGTTAGAAGAGACAATATGGTCTCAAAAATTAGTAGCACCTCACGAATCTTTCCGAGCAACTGACTTTGATCCGACACTTAACATCCTAGTTTGGATATcattgaaaaatagaaataaaaaaagcgaAAATCTAGAGAGATTGTGCGCCCTCTTTGTTACTTAGACTAGAAGTCGAATCATGCCTGGAGAAATTTTGGTTCATTCCATGATGAAAAGGACATTATAAAATGAAGGTTTGGTAACTGTTTTTTCCAACTAACACTTTGGCCGATTGAAAATAACACTCTGCCCAACCACTCGGTGGGTTGTTTTCAAGCAACTACTACTACCAGGGTCAAAAGAATAGTGCCTGGCATAATTCGATTACATGGGATTTTGGGATTGCTTGCTTTTGCACTCATCTCTTGCCTAAAAGAGCACCTCATCACATGGTCTGTCTCATAGCTTTCCATGTTGTCTTACTTGCCTTTGAAACATGTCTCAGTAGAGAGGAGGCCTTCGGCTTCTGGTGCAAAATCAGAGGTTCGCACCTTCGCTCATTGAGGTTTCTCATGTAAGAAGAGCTCATCCGCCAAAAGATTTGTTGCCAATTAGACGGATCGACTTTGCAATATGAAATAGTGAAATAGTGTCTCTTCTAAGCATACTTTGGTATTTTGGGTATATCCCAAGACATGAGGTTATGTCTTGTCATACGCAACATGCCTAGGAGTGAACATTATATCCGTCACAAACATATTTAATACGCACATTCGTTGTGACGGATTGGAACGCTGTGTGATTACCTCCTTTATCAGAACCATATTCTTTATCTACTGGGGAGTGAATTTATGCTTCGTGGTCGTGCGGATTAATGGTTTCGTCAATTTTGCAATCTCTAAAATCATtagttgttttttctttttctcaggtTAATGATCTCTAGATCACCCCTTTTCCCCACATGATCCATTGTAGGCGGAATGTGTTTCATCTTTGACATGAGCATTGCTAAGAAAGAAATTCCTAGAGACAAGTGActaggaagatgatgaaatatATGCTAGGAAGGAGGTCCTGCAATGAATTAGTTTGCAAAAGAAATtagagggaggaaaaaaaagagcccCCAATTTAAAATTCACTCCCACCAATAAACCCATTCTAAAGTTATCATGTGCAAACGCACAAGGAGAAATGGACAAAGCCACCAAACTTCAAAGACCAATTAATAACCCAAAGTTTGAACTTTTTGAACCGTAAGAGAGGGAGCAGCTCAGGTTTCTCTTTTGAACTCAAACGACAGGTATAACTAATTTTGACAATTGCTGGTACTTAACAAGGTATAGTTGTGTCAAGGAACCCTAGTTACGATTAAGCAACATATCTTTTGGAATTCAGATTAAGTTTCTCAGAAGAACGTCGACGGATTAGTTCTTGTTATACTTTTCTCGATGTCATGGTACTTAATATTGCCTTTTATTTACTTGACCTCagcggaaaaaataaaataaaataaaattctagcTGCCACAGTACCCATCCTGCCCCGCACGGGGCACGAGGAGGTGGCCGATGATCCCTGCTCTTGTCCAACTCCCTGAGTCCAAATTTTTGCCACATAAGAGATGTCGTGCCACGTTAATGATCGGAGACGGAAGTGAATTGATCAAATATTCAGTAAAAGTTAGAGAATCACCTTgcacacaaaaaaacaaaaaaaaacaaaaaagaccaAATCGGGAAATCGATAACTCAAAGTAAGAATATAAAAATAGTGAACGGAAGACAATCATGAACACGAGTTAGTTACATGATCCGTCGTGGTTAATGCGAGAAACAGAATCACTTGCAATTACAATCTCTTTTGCTTCGGTCTGGTTCGGTTTCATACCAtaatttcatttcctttttgttttattgtCCTTCAAATGGAAGTTATGCAATATGATCCAATTATTCTCTTTCGAAAATCAAAACAATCCAGCAGATGATATACTAAAGGAGTTGAGTAGACAACGGTGATAAAAATGGCAACCCAGAGTCACGCGCGTCGAGCGCGCGTGGTGCGAATCTGCTTTTGGGTAAAGAGAGACCTGAGGCGAAGGGAAGTCGGGAGGTTCGGAACCCCGGAGGTTCGGAATAGGCCCGGGGTCCAGCTCCGGCAGGGGAGAGGGACACCTGGGGCGGATGGAGTGtataaagaagagagagaagggcgcAACAgcgaaaaagaaaggcaaaagcTAGAATGGAAGAGGACTGTGACTCTCTGTATTCCTAACAAAGCAACCTCCCACGCTCTCtcactccttctccttctcctcctcctctctctctctagatcctCTTCAATCTCTGCTTGCCGAGACCGTCTTCATAGTGAATTCCGCCGAGAATGGTGGCTTGAGAGGTCCGCGATTCTGAAGCGACGACGACTCGGGGAGTTCAGCACGGTCCCTCGCCTTTTTGCCGGGTTGAATCTGTTTCTGTGTTTGGTGTACGGAACatggcggcggcggagggggCGCTCTCGTTCTCGGCGGCCTCGGTGGTGGAGGACGTGCTCCTCCAACAGCACGGCACGCGGCTCAGAGACGTCGATGTGGAGTCCAGAAGAGCTGAAGAAGCTGGTACGTGATTCACCTCTATGCTTTGCTAGTCAGCACCGAGTTCGTAACCTTCGGGATTCggcttgtgtgtgtgtgtgtggctcTGGTGATTTGGTGTTTGAATTCTCTGTTTGTTCTCGTTACTTGGATTCGTCGAGGTCCAATTTGAACATGATGTACCCGAGTTTTCTCTTTTCCTGCGAGGTTTCTGGCTCTAGATGAAATTTTCTGGCCGTGACTTTAGCTGCCGGAAAgaagaatttgaaaatgttgCAACCTTGTTTCATGGATGATGATGACAACTAAACTTTATGGCTTGACACATTGGGTGGTTTCTCACTATAACGATCAGATGTCTACCTTCTCTTGTGCGGTCTAGTTTCTCTCTCCGCGTAGCTCGTTTCTCAGATTCTGAGCTTGAGCCTCAGTATCTTTGCCTTCTTGCAAGGAAATTTCAATTTACTACCCTTTTTGTGTCAATGTTTCACTTCCTTGTCATTCCACGTGTTCGGTACGGCAATTgccattttttacaaaatatgaCAGCATTCGAAGTCGCAGTCTCTTGTTTGTGCGATCACCTGAATTTGCGGATCCATCATGGCCGAATGCAACTGGACTTTAGAACTCTCTGTCTCTGTTTACTTTGGCTGAAATCCTCTTGTTGGAGAGCTTAATTTGAGATCCTGATTAATTGTCTTTTGTAGCATCAAGAAGGAATGATGCAGCTGGTTGGCTGAGGAAGATGGTCGGAGTGGTTGCAGCCAGAGACTTACCTGCCGAGCCATCCGAAGAAGAGTTTAGGCTCGGGTTGAGAAGTGGTATTATCCTTTGCAATGTTCTCAATAAGATACAATCTGGGGCGGTACCAAAGGTCTGTTCTGTATTCTCGAATTCCTTCAGAATAGTTCTTTTTTTGCTAAAATTTCTATGGAATGGTTCATGCCATGCAAACTGAATAGACATTAAGCTTCCATGGTCAATGCCAATAAAATGCCTTGCATGAATTTTACTTTGTCTTCAGAGAAGAGTAGAAGGTTATAATAATGCTTTATTTTAACTGACATTAACATCCAACGCTGATCCATAGGTTGTGGAAAGTCCAAGTGATGCTGCTCTAATCCCTGATGGAGCTGCTTTGTCAGCAtttcaatattttgaaaatgtcaGGAACTTCCTTGTTGCTGTGCAGGAGATGGGCCTTCCCACTTTTGAAGCATCAGACCTGGAACAGGTACATTTGTTTGGATATATGTTTGGAGACTATCCTTATCACTGTTTGGGTCACGCCAGGAGGGCGGAGGGCCAATTTCCATGAATTAAGGATAAGGGGTTTTATTTCAACTTCAATCTTTGCAGGGAGGAAAGACTTCAAGGATTGTGAATTGTGTTTTGGCACTACAGTCATTTGCTGATTGGAAACAAACTGGCGGAAACGGAGTATGGAAATTTGGCGGCAATGTAAAGCCTACAATTTCATGTAAATCATTTGTTAGGAAAAATTCAGAACCATTCTCAAATTCCTTGTCAAGAACTTCTTCAATGAACGAGAAATCCTTGAATGCTCTAACTTCTGGTATTGACTCGAATAAAATGGTTGGTAAGCTTATCTCTTCTAAATTTAAGTTATTTCCTTCAGCTTCACTGATGACAAAAAACTTAAAACTGCTCTCCTTTATTTAGGCCAACTCCGGTTCATTGAGCATGCTTGTTCGCGCAATTCTTCTGGATAAAAAACCTGAAGAAATTCCGGCGGTAAATGTCTGCTCTCGTCGGTGtcatttgttttaattttttggagctctttaaaaaaattgtaagacaTGTGGAGTGGTCTTCAATTCACTATGTATACAAGTATTTTTATCCTATGTTTGCATGATGGAACACTCTTTACTTGGGTATGGTAGCCCAGGTTTGTAACTTCTTAAGTTACCATTACAGGGATGACACCCCTTGCTACCTTTTCCTATAAcccttttgactttttgcaTTTGCACAATATTCATTTTATCTTGATGTCGTGAAAGCTGGTTGTAGTGCTACACTTATCAGTTGGAACACTGTCTGAGGATCCAAAAATGCTAGTGAATTACAAGATTACACTACAACTGTACTACTGACTTCACCTTCTTGATGGAAACCAGCAGTGACTTCCACTTCTGCTACTCCTACTAGACGAAGCTCTATAGAGTTGACTCTTCAATCTGTTTCAATCTCCTGCTACATAATTGGTAGATGACTGCAAGCTGCATGCACTAGATAGTCCTATACTGACCTAGTTCCTTTTAGAAAATGTGGAAGAAGGAAACTTCTTCAAGATGGGTCTCTATATGCATTTCTGTTGCTTTGCATCATTAGTTTCTAAGTTTCTACAGTATCTATTTTAAGTGACATGGCTGGAATTTACTTTTGATCTTCTCTCTGATGGCAGTTGGTGGAATCTGTCCTAAGTAAGGTGGTTGAGGAGTTCGAACACCGTATCAATAACCAATTTGAGCTGGTATGTCATTTTGATGTTCATAAGTTTAGCTGATTTTGACTCTTAAACAAGAATTTCACTAcatattcattttcttaaaacaaCGAAGTGATTTTCTGTTTCAGTTAAAATTTAGAGTTTCGATAAACTTAGTTTTCTTTCCTTGGAGCTAAAGCGTCCAGTGGAAAGTTCTTGTTGAGCAGCTatgtatttcaattttcttttaatactCTGACTAAGGTTCCTCATTCAGTGATCATTTAATAATTCTATTACTTTTCTGATTTCCCTGTAGAAGAAAAGCACCACAAACGATGTTGCTGTTTCTTTTGGAAACAAGACTCTGGTGAAATCTACTACCAGTGAAAAGGTATTGCTTTCTCATCGCTTGAAACAGATTGCTGAAGGCTAGCATGAGGCAGTTTCAGCAAGCGAGTATCTCTTTCCTTGAATTATCATATCATTATGGAAAGTGTTTGTGCACtgaagttttattttattttatttttgaatgtCTTAGCCTGAAGACAAGAATATGATGTTAAAACAGCAACAGATTTTttatcaacaacaaaaagatgTTCAGGTTTGAGTTTTGTTATTTAAATGCATTTTAACTGCTCAATTAGTTGTTTTGCATTATGTCAACTTACTTTTGTCTCTGCGATTTTAGGAATTAAAGCAAGCTCTCTGTACAACAAAAGCTGGCATGCAGTTCATGCAAATGAAAGTCCAAGAAGAGTTCAGCAGCCTCAGTACAGTCTCTATTCCTTATCTTGCCAGACTCCTATCAGCATTTTGCACTTAAAGATATCAGCATTTCGCACTTAAAGATATCAGCATTTCCCACTTATAAAGATACTTCTAGACAGGATCTTTTGTCTGTTTTGACGTTTGAGCTTTCTCGACAGGTTTACATATATATGGCCTTGCCAATGCTGCATCTGGCTATCATAAAGTTCTTGAGGAAAACCGCAAGCTTTACAACCAAGTGATGGATCTCAAAGGTAAGATTTCCAGATTCCCCACCTATTAAGCTTATCCTCGATATTCCCCAAGATAATTAATGAATCATACAGTAATTGGTTTATTGTTTATGTTACTAGGGAATATCAGAGTTTATTGCAGAGTGAGACCCTTCATGCCGGGACAATCAGATTTATTGAGCACTGTCGAGAATATCGAGGACGGGATTATCAGCATCACCACCCCATCTAAACATGGAAAAGGGCGTAGATCATTCAACTTCAACAAAGTCTTTGGGCCATCAGCAACCCAAGGtggtaaaaaattattgtttttttttttttttttttgcattatgtATGTATACAGCATATATGCCAGACTGACCATGTTTTAATTTCTCCAGCGGAAGTATTTTCTGATACCCAGCCATTGATCCGGTCAGTTCTTGATGGATACAATGTATGCATATTTGCATATGGCCAGACTGGATCTGGAAAGACCTACACCATGGTAAGAAGTTGTAAAATACACTTTCAAGTTTTCTGGCTTTGTAAGTCGACCTTCCTGCTGTCTGTTTGTAATATCTGCTAACTTTGTGACTTCTGCTtctcttttttgccttttcagaCGGGTCCTAGACAGCTTACGGAGCAAAATCAAGGTGTAAATTATAGGGCCTTGAGTGATTTGTTTTTCCTTGCAGAACAAAGAAAGGATATATTCGTCTATGATGTTTCTGTTCAAATGATCGAGATCTATAATGAGCAAGTGCGGGACCTTCTCGTTTCCGATGGATCAAATAGGAGATATCCTTCATACAAAATTTGTTGTGCTTCATAGAaggcttttaattttgtcatcagTTCCGACAGTTCTAAATTCTGATGAGTGATATTAAGATTAAAAGCTAATTAGACTTGCTTAGTAAACCCGATATTTCCAGCTAATTAGACTTGCTTAGTAAATCTGATATTTCCATTTTATTGAAGCCTTTTCAAAATATATCTGGTGTTCCAATATTGTCAGCTGATGTACACTTCAATATAGCATCTCTCTAACCAGATTGCTCTTAAGTTTTCCTTAGCTATGAAAACATTAGAAATACGAAATAGTTCCCAAACTGGACTCAGTGTACCGGATGCAAGCCTTGTCCCTGTTTCATCAacatttgatgtaattgataTCATGAACCTTGGGCATAGAAATCGTGCAGTGGGAGCTACAGCCCTGAATGATCGGAGTAGTCGTTCTCATAGgtgagatctgtttcactaatgCATATCTTATAGGGCATCCCAGAAGACtcacaatttcttcttttaatttgcAGTTGCTTGACTGTACATGTTCAAGGACGAGATCTGACTTCTGGAACCATTCTTCGTGGATGTATGCATCTGGTTGATTTGGCAGGAAGTGAGAGAGTAGACAAATCTGAAGTGACAGGAGAACGGCTAAAAGAGGCACAACACATTAACAAGTCCCTTTCAGCCCTTGGAGATGTGATTTCCTCTCTTGCCCACAAAAACCCTCATGTCCCTTACAGAAATAGCAAGCTCACCCAGCTGCTTCAAGACTCACTCGGTAAACTAGAGCTGACAGTTTTTTCCCCTCACCATTCTTCATATATAAAGGagcttgaataaaaaataatgcttCCGAAAGTTATCATGTACTTTGTACTCAATGGTTCTCAAATCTAAATTGAAGAGGTTCTAGTCAAGTTTAATGGAGGAACATTCTTTCTTCAGGAGGGCAGGCAAAGACGTTAATGTTTGTTCACATAAGCCCTGAGCCTGATGCTTTGGGAGAAACAATAAGCACACTTAAGTTTGCTGAGCGAGTTGCAACAGTAGAATTAGGTGCTGCCCGGGTAAACAAAGATAGTGCAGATGTGAAAGACCTCAAGGAACAGGTTGAAATATCTAATCCTCATCCAGTCATCACTTTTCTCGTTATGTCTTTTGGACTTTCAGTGTGGTAATAAACTACAATCATTCAACAGATAGCCAGTCTCAAGGCAGCATTAGCTAGGAAGGAGGAAGAACCAAAGCACATGCCACACCCTGTTTCTGGAAGCTCAGAACGACAGAGAAGGAAAGCAGCAGAATTATCCCCTTTTCATTCTAATCTACAGCATGCAGATGCAATAAGGGATCAAAATAGCTGCCGAAGACCAATGGGAGATGTTGGCAATCTTGAGGTAAACCTGTTTCCCTTATCATTGTTGGATGGGAAGCATAAATTATCTTGTCTCAATATACTTTCTGTAGTAGTACTCATTCCAATAGAAATTAGGCTTAATTCCCAAAAAAACAGCAACTTTTAGGTCCAATGCCAATACTGCcgcaaactttttttgtcttgaaaaaaaaacttcattatAGTCCCAAATCTGCCCAGCTTCCAATAATTGCCATTAGTTTCCTCAAAACTATGAACATCTGGGCCAGTCAGAGGTTTATTATCGGAATCACGTTTTCATCAACACGTTCACTTTCATATAGACAACAACAGCCACctaatgttgataattttgaagaaactaatGGTGACTTTTGGACGCGGGGCAGATTTGGGAGTAAGatgaaagttgatttttctttttttaagacaaaaaaaagtttggtaCAGAATGGGGATTGAACATAAAAATTGAAGTTCTGCTATTTAGTTAGAATTCATAATGTTTGATGGAACAAATGTTACTTTTTTTGCATACCACGGGAGTTATTTCTGAGTAAGATTGATTAGCATCAGCTGTctgtgtgggtgtgtgtgtgtgtgtgtgcatgtATGAACGTGTATTTGCATGCGAGTGCTTTCTGTAAGCCAGGAGCTGAGACCGACATTTGGGTCCTGCAGGTGTTCACAAACTCTGCACTGAAGCACAAGAAACCGAGCTTTGACCTGGACGAACTGTTAGCTAATTCACCTCCTTGGCCTCCGGTTCCAGTCCAAAGTTACAgggatgaagaaaaagaagtggGCTCAGGTGAGTGGGTAGACAAAGTCATGGTGAACAAGGAAGATGGTAGCCAAGTTGAGAACACCCTTGGGTGTTGGAGTACAAACAATGGGCACCTAACCGATGGGTTCTGCCAGAAATATCTCCAGGACAGCTCCAAAAATTTTCCCGAGCAAACTTACAGCATGTTCATGGGTAGTAACGGTTTCGATCACACAAATACAGATGATGTGGATGAGCTTGATGCTGCCACCAGTGATTCTTCAGAACCAGATTTGCTCTGGCAATTCAATCACGCCAAATTGAATGGCATCACTAATGGGATTGCATCGAAGGCTAATAGATCCACTTCCAAACCCCGAAAGAACCCAGATATCAGGTACGGTCCATGAATTGTGATTTCTTTGCTTGCGTACTATAGGAACAATCAATGTGCTGTGTTGTTGTGTCTTTGTTAAATAATATAGGAACACATTTCAGAAAATATATACGCCAGATTCAGTATGTGTAGTACCCAGAAAATGAATCTTAGCCCAAAGTAGTCCACAAAATAGGCCTTGCAGCTAGGAGAGTTGGCCTGATATGGCCGTAAGTAATTCTAAGCATCGGTGGAATGCACAGATTCAACGCAAAAAAGTAGATGTCTTTCATTTTGATACTCATTAGCCAATGAGCTACTTCCATCTAAAAGGGTTTACCTTGGCCGGTCCAGCAGGAACTTAAGTTCTAGTGTGGGCCCTTCTCCGTCTCGGAAGTCATCAAATGGGGTCGGTCTTCCTCTGCATCAGAATGGAAAGCAGCAACCTGC contains:
- the LOC115750187 gene encoding kinesin-like protein KIN-14I isoform X2 — translated: MAAAEGALSFSAASVVEDVLLQQHGTRLRDVDVESRRAEEAASRRNDAAGWLRKMVGVVAARDLPAEPSEEEFRLGLRSGIILCNVLNKIQSGAVPKVVESPSDAALIPDGAALSAFQYFENVRNFLVAVQEMGLPTFEASDLEQGGKTSRIVNCVLALQSFADWKQTGGNGVWKFGGNVKPTISCKSFVRKNSEPFSNSLSRTSSMNEKSLNALTSGIDSNKMANSGSLSMLVRAILLDKKPEEIPALVESVLSKVVEEFEHRINNQFELKKSTTNDVAVSFGNKTLVKSTTSEKPEDKNMMLKQQQIFYQQQKDVQELKQALCTTKAGMQFMQMKVQEEFSSLSLHIYGLANAASGYHKVLEENRKLYNQVMDLKGNIRVYCRVRPFMPGQSDLLSTVENIEDGIISITTPSKHGKGRRSFNFNKVFGPSATQAEVFSDTQPLIRSVLDGYNVCIFAYGQTGSGKTYTMTGPRQLTEQNQGVNYRALSDLFFLAEQRKDIFVYDVSVQMIEIYNEQVRDLLVSDGSNRRLEIRNSSQTGLSVPDASLVPVSSTFDVIDIMNLGHRNRAVGATALNDRSSRSHSCLTVHVQGRDLTSGTILRGCMHLVDLAGSERVDKSEVTGERLKEAQHINKSLSALGDVISSLAHKNPHVPYRNSKLTQLLQDSLGGQAKTLMFVHISPEPDALGETISTLKFAERVATVELGAARVNKDSADVKDLKEQIASLKAALARKEEEPKHMPHPVSGSSERQRRKAAELSPFHSNLQHADAIRDQNSCRRPMGDVGNLEVFTNSALKHKKPSFDLDELLANSPPWPPVPVQSYRDEEKEVGSGEWVDKVMVNKEDGSQVENTLGCWSTNNGHLTDGFCQKYLQDSSKNFPEQTYSMFMGSNGFDHTNTDDVDELDAATSDSSEPDLLWQFNHAKLNGITNGIASKANRSTSKPRKNPDIRSSRNLSSSVGPSPSRKSSNGVGLPLHQNGKQQPAIDGKRKPGNRK
- the LOC115750187 gene encoding kinesin-like protein KIN-14I isoform X4; translation: MAAAEGALSFSAASVVEDVLLQQHGTRLRDVDVESRRAEEAASRRNDAAGWLRKMVGVVAARDLPAEPSEEEFRLGLRSGIILCNVLNKIQSGAVPKVVESPSDAALIPDGAALSAFQYFENVRNFLVAVQEMGLPTFEASDLEQGGKTSRIVNCVLALQSFADWKQTGGNGVWKFGGNVKPTISCKSFVRKNSEPFSNSLSRTSSMNEKSLNALTSGIDSNKMANSGSLSMLVRAILLDKKPEEIPALVESVLSKVVEEFEHRINNQFELKKSTTNDVAVSFGNKTLVKSTTSEKPEDKNMMLKQQQIFYQQQKDVQELKQALCTTKAGMQFMQMKVQEEFSSLSLHIYGLANAASGYHKVLEENRKLYNQVMDLKGNIRVYCRVRPFMPGQSDLLSTVENIEDGIISITTPSKHGKGRRSFNFNKVFGPSATQAEVFSDTQPLIRSVLDGYNVCIFAYGQTGSGKTYTMTGPRQLTEQNQGVNYRALSDLFFLAEQRKDIFVYDVSVQMIEIYNEQVRDLLVSDGSNRRLEIRNSSQTGLSVPDASLVPVSSTFDVIDIMNLGHRNRAVGATALNDRSSRSHSCLTVHVQGRDLTSGTILRGCMHLVDLAGSERVDKSEVTGERLKEAQHINKSLSALGDVISSLAHKNPHVPYRNSKLTQLLQDSLGGQAKTLMFVHISPEPDALGETISTLKFAERVATVELGAARVNKDSADVKDLKEQIASLKAALARKEEEPKHMPHPVSGSSERQRRKAAELSPFHSNLQHADAIRDQNSCRRPMGDVGNLEVFTNSALKHKKPSFDLDELLANSPPWPPVPVQSYRDEEKEVGSGEWVDKVMVNKEDGSQVENTLGCWSTNNGHLTDGFCQKYLQDSSKNFPEQTYSMFMGSNGFDHTNTDDVDELDAATSDSSEPDLLWQFNHAKLNGITNGIASKANRSTSKPRKNPDIRNLSSSVGPSPSRKSSNGVGLPLHQNGKQQPAIDGKRKPGNRK